In Ensifer sp. WSM1721, the genomic window GATCTTAGTCAGGCCAGGAAGCGCATCTCGTAGCGCCGCTAGATGCCCGTATGCCTGTGCTCCACATCCGATGAAACCCAGCGATGTGCTTCTTGGAGACGCGAGGTACTCTGACGCCAGCGCAGACATGGCTGCCGTTCTGATCACCGTCAGTCGGCTGGCATCCACGACGGCCAAGGGAAGACCCGTGTCAAAATCCCCGAGAACGATTAAGCCGTTGACGTTTGGCAGACCTCGCTGAGAGTTCGCTCCAACGACGCTAACCCACTTCACTGCAGCAAATGGTGGCTCCGCGCAAGCTGCGGACATCGTCTGAAAATAGCGATCAGGTGCGGCTCTCACGGTCTGCTTGGGCGGAATCCTAAGATCGCTTGAGGCGTAGGCCTTAAATGCTCTCCGAAGCACCGATCGGAGATCGGCAGGTGACATGTCCAAGTCATCTATGTCAGACGCATTCAGGTATAAAATGTCGTCAATCATTCAATCCTCCCCAATTTTCCGGCTTCATCGACCCTGCATTGGCACGCCGAGTTCCAAAGATCTGTCAAAGGCTGCCTTCGTGGTTCGCAGTATCAAAGAGGAAAGTGCGTTTTCAGCTGCGAGCACGGACAGGCCCGCTGCAGTAGTTCCGTTGGGGCTTGTCACCTGTCGTCGAAGTTCGGCGGGGTCCTCGGGGGAATCGAAAGCAAGCGCCGCAGCCCCATGAACGGTTTCCTTGGCCAATTTTCCTGCTATCTCCGCCGAAAGGCCGAGTTCGCGAGCGGCATCAGTCAGGCATTCGATGAGATAAAATATGTAAGCCGGCCCCGAGCCACTTATTGCCGTAGCCGCGTCGATCAGGCTTTCGTGTGCGACCTGGTGAACCGCTCCACCGGCCTCGAAGAGACATTTAACGTTCTCAAGGTCAGTTTGTCCTACGGCGCTGCCGGAAAATACGATTGTTGAGCCTTTCCCAATAGCAGTCGGCGTATTCGGCATCGCACGCACGATTCGAGCAGAATCGAGAAGCGATTTTAATGTCCCGACTGATACGCCCGCGGCAATGCTGACGAAGACAGTACCGCGTGAAAAGCGTCTGTAGGAAGGAAGCTCACTCTGCAGGGCTTGCGGCTTCAACGCGATGACAATGAGGTCGGCTTTAGCGGGTAGAGTTTCACAGCTCTCATGGGTGTTCACGCCTAACAATGCCGCTCGTTCGCGCAAAGCTGCGACCGGTTCGATGACGTGGACATTGCGAGAGTGAACAGTTGAGGAGTTCACCCAGCCTCGCAACAGTGCATATCCCATGTTGCCGCATCCAACGAGGACCAACGTATGAGATAATGTAGTTGATGCAGGGTTCATTTCGTCTCCTAATTCATCGGCGCGTTGTCCGTCGGACTTCGATTTCAGTTTGAAGGCAGAGATGCACACGCGAGTCTGAGATTATGCTCGAGCTGTTTCCTGCGTCGCCATACGATCCCAGCAGTCGTGCAGCTCTTTTGAAAGCAAATGCTTCATGATCCTTTGACTGGGGGTCCGCTCGAAGTCGTTCACGACGGCGATGTAACGGGGGTTTTGAAAGGAGGCGAGACGCTCAGCCAGCCACCGAGAGAGATGCTCAGGATCAATGGCTTTGCCGCTCTTGGCTTTCACAAACAGCTTGATGTCCTGCTCGCCGACGTCGGCAGCGACGCCGATCATCGCGCAGTCCTCCACGGCCGGATGACCTGCAGCGACGTGCTCCACCTCCCACGCGGATACATTCTCTCCTTTACATCGGACGCTGTCCGTCATCCGTCCGTGGAACCATAGGTTCCCGTGAGCGTCCAAAGTGCCTGCGTCACCTGTGCGAAGCGCACCGTTTACAAGTGCCTTTTCAGTGGCTTGCTGATTATCCAGATATCCTCTGAACAGCGCGCCATCGAGAGATGACCTCACAACGATCTCTCCTCGGTCGCCGTTAGCTACCGGATTGCCCGCATTGTCTTCGATGGTTACGGTATACCAGGGCATCGGCTTGCCCACCGAACCGACCACACCTTCAGTGTTGCAGGTGGTGATGCTCGACGCTTCCGTCATCCCATAGCATTCCCGGATCTCTACGCCGAAGCGGTCGCGGAATTTGGGCCAGACGTCCGTGGGGCAGCCACCTCCCCATGCTATCCGGACGGAATGTTGGCGGTCGAGCGGCGTCTCCGGCTGCTTCAGCAAGATCTGCAGAATGCCCCCAAGATAATGGATATGCGTTGCGCCCGAGCTCCTGACCTGGTCCCAGAAGCGGCTCGCGCTGAACCGGTCGACCATGGCTAATGTGACGTCTTCGATGATTGGCAAAACCAGGAGTTGGGCGCCGCCGATGTGGAAGAATGGCTCCCAAACGAAAAAGATATCTGCCGGCCCCATGGCGGTGAGTGTTCGCACCGCCTCACCTGCAAGCCGGAGCATTCCATGTGTAACGAGAACACCCTTTGGTCGCCCGGTCGTTCCGGAGGTATACATGACCGCGAAGAGGTCATGTGCTTCCGGAGCCGCATCAACGAAATCGGTTTCGTTCTGCAGGATTGCCTCGAACGATCGATGATCCTGATCGCCGTCGATTGTGACAATCGCTTCGGAGGGTATTGCCGAGCCGCAATCAGCAATCGTCGAAAGAAACTCCCGGTCGGATACGATGAGCTTGGGTTCGCTGTGTTCAAGGATGTAGCGAAGACCGTCGCCCTTCTGTTGCGCATTGATTGGCACCCAGACGGCCCCAGCCTTCGCAATCCCGAGAAGAACAGGCAGCGTCAGGCGCGAATTTCGCATCATCACCGCGACACGATCCCCCCGCTGGACGCCCTGATATCGTAGTTCAGAAGCAAGCGCGCCGGACTCGGCCTTTAGCGTGGCGAAGGTGATCGGCTCACCGTTGAAAAGAGCAAAGACCTGATCAGGGCTTTTGTCGGCTTTGGTGTTGAAGTCGGCTATGAAGCCCTTGAGATTGTCGATCATAGAACGTTACGCCTTCCTAGATGCCCGTTCGGCCAGGAATTTCTCCATCATCTGAGTGGTTTCGCCAGATGCGTAAGCCTCCCGGTGGATCCTGACCGCGGCATCCAGGCACTCGCGGAAACCGACCTCGGTCATTTCGCGCAGCCATTGCTTGTCGAGGCGCATGGCGACCGGCGGTTTGGCGCCCAGCTCACGCGCAAGCGAAAGCGAGGCCGTCAAGACCTCTTCCTGAGGAACAATCTTGTTGATGATTCCGATGGAATGGCACTCCGCGGCATCCATGAACCGGCCGCTAAGCGTCAGATCAGTGGTCCGGGCCAATCCAAGGATCTCGCGCATGATCCATGGTCCGGTCACGCTGGCGATTCCGGAGTTGATCTCGGGCTGACCCATATGGACTCCCGCATGGCCGATCCGGAAGTCGCAGAGAAGTGCAACCTGAAAGGCAGAACCGGCGGCGACACCGTTCAAGGCTGCGATGAGCGGCTTAGAAAGCGAACGAATGGCACCGTAGAGGCTCTCCCACTCGGCAATCCATGCCGAGCTCGTGTCGCCATCGAGCGACTTCGCTTCGTTCAGGTCCTGGCCGGCACAAAATGCCCGGTCCCCTGCCCCAGTTAGCACGATTGCACGAACGGAATGATCGTTCTCGAGCTTGACAAGGGCGTCAACTAACTGGCTGCGCATAGGCTTGTGCCAAGCATTCAGGATCTCGGGCCTGTTTAATGTAACGACAGCGACGTCACCATTTCTGTCGATGAGAATGTAGCGATCCATGATCGGCTTCTCCATCCGTATTGTATTGCAATATTGGATATCGCATAGTTATTAAATTGGTGAAGCAAGTCAAGCCCTTTTCGCGAGAAGCGCGCGAATCCAATCACCTCGGAACGCGGCGACCCGGGGGCGAACCAGGCCGGCGCTTGGTTGCTGCCAGTAGCGCTACGTGCAGTCGGTACCTGATATTGCTGCAGCACCACCCCGCTCAGCTGGCCAATCACTCCTGACGGAACGAGAGCTGCGCGAATGTGGGCGACTGCGGATTACAACCGAGGGGCTCACGGGCGACAAGGAGCACCGTGGTGACAAGAGGTCATTCAGAAGGTCCCCGAGGTGTAGTCCGGAACCCCTTTAGTCGCGACACCCCGATCAGGGTGTCGTTGGCTCCGCGGATCAAACGCTGCGCATCGTACACACAACAGATGCATGGGATGCCCTCTGCTTTGACAAGATCAATCGATAGCGCGGCCGCACGGGGACTATGGAGAAATCCGCGAGTGAGAGATGCTACATCTTCAGGCGATCGCCCGTAGGGTCGTAGAATGCCCTCAGGCTAGCATTCGCGGGTACCATCATGTCTGCGACTTGAATCTCGAACTTCGCACCCTCGATAAGGCTTTGATCTACACCATCCCCGTAATTTACATAGCCCATGCCGATCGCGCAGTTCAGCGAGAAGCTGTATCCAGCGGACGTTATGTGACCGACATTTGCGCCATTCATGAAGATTGGCTCGTTATGATAGATCAGCGGTTCGGGATCTTGCAGTGCAAACTGTACCAAACGCTTGTTAAGTCTCTTACCTTTCTCGGATGCCACGGCATCGCGACCGATGAAAGGAATTGCCTTGTCCATGGCACAAAGAAAACTTAAGCCTGCCTCTGCGGGGGTCTCATCTGGGCCGATGTCGTGTCCCCAGTGACGGTAGGCCTTTTCAAGTCGCAGGTAATTAAGCGCATTCATACCGGCGGGCCTGAGGCCGAATTCTTTACCCACCTCCAGCAAGAGCTCCAACGCGCCTGGCGCAAATTCATTGGGCAAGTAGATTTCCCAGCCCAATTCGCCCACGTAGGAAATGCGCACTGCGAGCGCGGTTGCCCAGCCAAAGTCTATTTCTTTGGCTGCTCCAAACGGAAACTGGTCGTTCGACAAATCGGCGTTGGTGAGCTTCGAGAGGACTTTTCGACTGTTGGGGCCCATTAGGCCGATAACAGCGTATCTATTGCTGACGTCCTCAAGTGCGACATCCGCGCCCCGAGCAACATGGTTCTTGAAGTAATGGGCATCGCGCACCGAAGTGGCGAGTGCGGTGACGACCAGGAAACGATCATCAGCCATTTTGGTGACAGTGAGGTCGGCCTCGATTCGTCCCTTCGGATTGAGCCATTGTGTGTAAGTTGCCCTGCCAGAGCGGCCAACATCGGCACAAGAGAGACGTTGCAGCTCACGCTCGGCATCTTTGCCAGTCACCATGAATTTCGCGAGAACGCTCTGGTCAAAGAAACCTACATTGTTTCGGACACTTTGGCACTCCTCCCTGCAGTACTCGAACCAGTTCTGGCGGCCATACGAGTACTCATCGACGGGCTTTACGCCCTTGGGCGCGTACCAGCTGGGTCGCTCGTATCCCGCCACTTCCCCGAAGCATGCCCCGAGCTCTTGCTCCTTATTATAGAAGGGCGATCGCTTGATGCCGCGCGACGTCTCGAACTGACGGTTGGGCCAGTGCATCTGAAAGATCAGGCCAAGAGTTTCTTCAACTCTGGGGACCAAGAACGACTTTTTGTTCTGAAACGGGAAAAGCCGCCGAATATCCACATCCCACAAGTCGAAAGGAGGCTCGCCGTCGACGATCCACTGAGCCAGCGCCCAGCCCGCTCCACCGCCCCACTGTATTCCGCTTGAATTGAAGCCGGCCGCCACATAGAAATTTTTCAGGTGGGGTGCTTCTCCCATTACGGGTTTGTGGTCGGCAGTGAAGCTCTCAGGACCGTTAAAAAACTTGCGGATCCCCACTGTTTGTAGACTCGGAACACGATGGAGCGCGCCTTCCAGGTAGGGCGCAAAATGATCGAAGTCTTCCGGCAGTTCGTCGAAGCAGAAATCTTCCGGGATACCATCTACCGCCCAAGGCTTCGCCCTGTGCTCAAACGCGCCGAACAGCAGCTTTCCGGTATCTTCCTTGAAATAGATTCCTCTCTCAGGATCCCGCATCATAGGTAGATCCGAGGTGACGCCTTCCATGGGCTCGGTAACGATGTAGAAATGCTCGCACGCTTGGAGCGGAATATCCACTCCGACCTGTTCACCAATCGAACGGGCCCACATACCGCCGCAATTGACCACGTATTCGCATGTGATGGTTCCCTGATCGGTTTCAACTCCCTTGACGTGGCCGTTCTCCGTTAGGATCCGGGTAACCTTCGTGTCTTCGAAAATCCGGGCTCCGCCGGCCCGAGCACCGCGCACAAGCGCCATGCTGACATCGGTGGGGTTGCATTTGCCATCATTCGGGTACCAAACCGCACCGATCACGTCGTCAACATTCAGAAGAGGCCACTTCTGCATGGCCTCGGCTGGGGTAATTACGTCGGCAACCACATCCAATGTCCGCTGGAGCGCTACGCGGCGAAGCATTTCCTCCCAACGTTCACTGGTGGTCGCAACCGATACACTGCCTGGCTGGACAAAACCTGTCGCCTGTCCGGTCTCGGCCTCCAAACTGCTATAGAGTTTGACCGAATGCTTCGCCAGCCGGGTCAGATTCGCGTTCGCGAGTGAGTCAACCACAATGCCGGCAGCGTGCCAGGTCGTGCCACTCGTCAGCTTCTTACGCTCGAGCAGGACGACGTCTCTCCACCCAAATTTTGTGAGGTGATATGCAACAGAGCAGCCGACGATGCCGCCGCCAACAATTACGACCCGTGCCTGTGATGGAAGTGCCATGTCTTACCTCAGAATCTTTCTTATTCACACGCAGGTCCGCGCATACGCCGACCACTGGTTCCGCCTATAGGAGCTACCAAGCGCGCCCCTCCCCATGCACCGCGCAGCCCTGAAGGCGCCAGGCCAGAGCTGCGATTCCCTCGCAAAGCACTATACCTTCGCGACGTATTGGATACAAATATTACGTATTGATATTTGCGCGAAGTGTCAAGCCCTAGTTCGGTATGTGCAACAGACTGAGCCGAAACAAAAGCTCGCCTCTAAGCACAATTTTCGTCTCGTTTGATGAACGAAAACCGTAGCTTACGGCATAGTTCAGTTTCACCCGTCCCACGCGACGGAAGCCAAAACTCACGAGTTTGGTCGTCGCAGAGCCGTTAACTCGTGGGAGACGTTTGGACGAACGCCAAGGAAATTGGTTTCCTTTTGCGCAGACAAAATTGTGCAGGTCGGCTGCTTGTCTGCCCGAGGTTGGTCTGAGGCTTCGAAGTTTACATATTCGGATAGACCGGCCCCTCGCCGCCCTGGGGCGGCACCCAGTTGATGTTCTGGTTGGGGTCCTTGATGTCGCAGGTCTTGCAGTGGACGCAGTTCTGCGCGTTGATCACGAAGACCTGGTTGCCGTCCTTCTCCACCCATTCATAGACGCCCGCCGGACAGTAGCGGGTCGAGGGTCCCGCATAGACGCCGAGTTCGGAGGATTTCTGCAGCGCCATGTCCTCGACCTTGAGGTGAACCGGCTGGTTTTCCTCGTGATTGGTGTTGGACAGGAACACCGAGGAAAGCCGGTCGAAGGTCAGCACGCCATCGGCCTTGGGATAATCGATCTTCTTGTGCTTGGAGGCGGGCTCCAGCGACTGCGCATCGATCATGCCGTGCTTCATTGTGCCGAAGAAGGAGAAGCCGAACAGCTGGTTGGTCCACATGTCCAACCCGCCAAGCGCGATGCCGAGGCCGGTGCCCAGCTTCGACCACAGCGGCTTGACGTTACGAACGCGCCTTAGGTCCTTGCCGATATCGGTCGCGCGCCAGGCGTTCTCGATCTCAACCGGTTCGTCATTGGCACGGCCGGCAGCGATGGCCGCAGCGATATTGTCGGCGGCCAGCATGCCCGACAGCACGGCGTTGTGGCTGCCCTTGATGCGCGGCACGTTGACGAAGCCGGCAGAACAGCCGATCAGCGCGCCGCCCGGGAACGACAGTTTTGGCACTGACTGATAGCCGCCTTCGGTGATGGCTCGGGCGCCGTAGGAGATACGCTTGCCACCCTCGAACGTGCCGCGGATCGCCGGATGGGTCTTGAAGCGCTGGAACTCCTCGAAAGGATAGAGCCACGGGTTCTTGTAGTTGAGATGCATCACGAAGCCGACGGCGACCTGATTGTCCTCGAGGTGATAGAGGAAGGATCCGCCGCCGGTCCTGCCATCGAGCGGCCAGCCGAAGGAATGCTGCACCAGCCCCGGCTTGTGGTTCTCGGGCCTAACCTGCCAGAGTTCCTTGATCCCGATGCCGAATTTCGGCACGTCGCGGCCGTCGTCGAGCTTGAACTGGCGGATCAACTGCTTGGCCAGCGAGCCGCGCACGCCTTCGCCGATCAGTGTATATTTCCCCAAGAGCTCCATGCCGCGGGCATAGCTGCCGCCCGGTTCGCCGTCCCGGCCGATGCCCATGTCGCCGGTGGCGACGCCACGCACCGCGACGTTCTCGTCATAGAGCACCTCCGTCGCAGCAAAGCCAGGATAGATCTCGACGCCGAGCTCTTCCGCCTTGGTGGCCAGCCAGCGACAGACATTGCCGAGCGAGACGATGTAGTTGCCGTGATTGTTCATCAAGGGCGGCATCATGATGTTCGGCAGACGAACCGAACCGGCAGGACCGAGCAGCAGGAAGTGGTCGTCCGTCACTTCGGTCTTGAACGGATGACCTTCCTCCTCGCGCCAGCCGGGCAGCAGCTTGTCGATGCCGACGGGATCAACGACCGCGCCCGACAGGATATGCGCGCCGACTTCCGCACCCTTTTCCAGCACCACCACGGTGAGATCCGGGTTGACCTGCTTGAGCCGGATCGCGGCCGACAGACCCGCCGGCCCCGCGCCTACGATCACGACGTCAAATTCCATGATCTCGCGTTCTGGCTTTCCGGCCATGCCCACAGCTTTCCTAGCCGAATATTAGAGTTGCAGCGTGTCTTGCCCGAGTGAACGCTGGGCGGCAATGACCGTATTCGCCATCAGCATGGCGATGGTCATCGGACCGACACCGCCCGGTACCGGCGTGATCACGCTTGCGACCTCGGCGCATTCGGCGAACGCGACATCACCGACGAGCTTGTTCTTGCCCTCGCCACGCTCGGGCGCCGGAACTCGGTTGATTCCGACATCGATGACTGTCGCACCGGGCTTGACCCAATCCGCCTTCACCATTTCCGGGCGACCGACGGCGGCCACCAGAATGTCGGCATTTCGGCAGACGGCCGGGAGATCCTTGGTGCGCGAATGAGCGGTCGTGACCGTTGCATTGGCGGCGAGGAGCAGCGCCGACATCGGCTTGCCGAAGAGATTGGAGCGGCCGATGACGACCGCATTGAGGCCCGACAAATCCTCGCCATGCGTACCACGCACGAACACCATGGCCCCGGCAGGGGTGCAGGAGACGAGACCACCTTTGAGATCGCCCGCCGCTACCCTGCCCACATTGACTACGTGCAAGCCATCAACATCCTTCTCCGGCCTGATCGACTGGATGACCGCCTCAGAACTTAGATGTTTTGGCAGCGGAAGCTGTACGAGGATGCCGTGGATGATCTCGTCGACATTCAAGGTCTCGACGAGCTGGGCGAGTTCTTCTTGGGTAGTCGCCTCGGGCAGCGTGTGCTGGATGGAGTGGAAGCCGCATTCCTTGGCCATGCGGCTCTTGGCCGAGACGTAGGCGTGGCTTGCTGGATCGTCGCCGACAATCACAACTGCAAGACCCGGCTTCAAGCCGGCGTTCTCTTCCAACACCGCAGTCGCGGACTTGACAACGCCAATCACGGAAGCGGCAGCCTGCTTCCCATCAATAATCGTAACCACGGTTCAACCCATCCTTTCGGACTTGTACGAGCCCGGGCTTGGTGGGAAGACAACGACACGGTTGCCATTGATGAAGCAACGGTTGTGTATATGGGCGTGCACCGCGCGGGCGAGCACCTGGCTTTCGACGTCGCGGCCGATCGACACATAGTCCTCGGCGCTCTGGGCATGGGTGATGCGGGCGATGTCCTGCTCGATGATCGGGCCTTCATCGAGATCGGCGGTGACGTAATGCGCCGTCGCGCCGATCAGCTTGACACCGCGCTCATAGGCCTGCTTGTACGGATTGGCGCCCTTGAAGCTCGGCAGGAAGGAGTGGTGGATGTTGATGATCTTCCCCGACATCTTCTTGCAGAGCGCATCCGAAAGCACCTGCATGTAGCGGGCGAGCACGACGAGCTCGGCCTCGCTCTGCTCGACGATCTCCATCAGCCGCGCCTCGGCCTGCGGTTTGTTCTCCTTCGTCACCTTGATGCAGTGGAAGGGGATGTCGTGGTTGACGACCACCTTCTGGTAGTCGAAGTGGTTGGAGACGACGCCGACGATGTCGATCGGCAGCGCGCCGATCTTCCAGCGGTAGAGCAGGTCGTTGAGGCAGTGGCCGAAACGCGACACCATCAGCAGCACCTTCATCCGAGAGTCACTGTGATGCACCCGCCAAGACATGCCGAAGGTTTCGGCGACGGGCTCGAAAACTCTTACAATTTCGGTTTGCTGCGCCCCCAACTCGCTGACGAAATGGAGACGCATGAAGAATAATCCAGTCTGAAGATCGTCGAACTGCGAAGCGTCAATGATGTTGCAGCCAGCTTCGGCAAGGCATCCGGTGACGGCGGCGACTATGCCGCGGGTGGATTTGCAACTGATGGTCAAGACATAGGAGGTCATAGTGATCCTGCTCTGGCGGACGTCCACTTGTGTTCAATGAGCTCGATTCGAGGTCAAAGTACATTTTCGATTTGGGGAAGGACGTCGAAGAGATCGGCGACGAGACCGTAGTCGGCAACCTGGAAGATAGGCGCGTCTGCGTCGTTGTTGATGCCGACGATGACTTTCGAGTCCTTCATGCCGGCCAAATGCTGGATGGCGCCGGAGATGCCGCAGGCGATGTAGAGATCCGGGGCGACCACCTTGCCGGTCTGGCCGACCTGCCAGTCGTTCGGCGCATAGCCGGCATCGACGGCGGCGCGGGATGCACCCACGGCGGCACCGAGCTTGTCGGCGACGGGCAGGATCACCTCCCTGAACTTCTCCGAGGAGCCGAGCGCGCGGCCGCCGGAGATGATGATCTTGGCGGAAGTCAGTTGCGGGCGGTCCGTGGATGAAAGTGAGTGCGACACGAAGTTTGAAATCGGCGAAGAAAAGGCTGCCGTCGAGATTTCCTCGACGGCAGCAGATGGGCCTTGGGAGGCCTGGGAAAAGGACGCCGTGCGCACGGTGATTACCCTTTTGGCGTCGGTCGACTTCACCGTCTGGACGGCGTTACCGGCATAGATCGGACGCTTGAAGGTGTCCGACGAGACGACTTCGGTGATTTCCGAGACTTGTGCGACATCAAGGAGGGCGGCGACACGCGGCAGCACATTCTTGCCAGTCGAGGTCGCCGCGGCGATGATCGTATCATAACTGCCTGCCAGCGACACGATGAGGTCGGCCAGCGGCTCGGCCAGATTGTTGGCGAGCTCGTCGCTCTCGGCGAGCAAAACCTTGGAAACGCCGGTAAACTTGGCAGCCGCGTCGGCAGCCGCCTTGGCGCCCCTGCCTGCGACCAGCACATGCACATCGCCGCCAATCTTGGAAGCGGCGGTCAATGCCTTGCCGGTCTGGTCGGAAAGGGTTGCGTTGTCGTGGTCAGCCAGAAGAAGAATGGCCATGGTCGTAAATCCTTTCTCGAACCTTAGAGGACGCCAGCTTCGGTCTTGAGCTTTTCGACAAGCTCGGCGACCGACTTGACCTTGACGCCAGCCTTGCGGCCGGACGGCTCTTCGGTCTTCAGCACTTTCAGGCGCGGCTCGGTGGAGACGCCGAAGTCGGCCGGGCTCTTCTTGTCGAGCGGCTTCTTCTTTGCCTTCATGATGTTCGGCAGCGAGGCATAGCGCGGCTCGTTGAGGCGCAGGTCTGTGGTGATGACCGCCGGCAGCTTCAGTTCGACCGTCTGCAGGCCGCCGTCGACCTCGCGGGTGACGTTGACCTTGCCGTCGCCGATCTCGACCTTGGAGGCGAAGGTGCCTTGGGCCCAGCCGAGCAATGCCGCCAGCATCTGGCCGGTCTGGTTCGAATCGTCGTCGATCGCCTGCTTGCCGACGATGACCAGCCCCGGCTGCTCAGCTTCGGCCACACCCTTGACGATCTTGGCGACGGCGAGCGGCTCGACCTGATCCTCGGTTTCGACCAGGATCGCCCTGTCAGCACCCATGGCAAGCGCGGTGCGAAGCGTTTCCTCAGCCTTGGCCGGACCGATCGATACGACCACCACTTCCTCGGCCATGCCGGCTTCCTTCAGGCGCAGTGCCTCTTCGACGGAGATTTCGTCGAACGGATTCATCGACATCTTGACGTTGGCGAGGTCCACACCAGAGCCGTCCGGCTTGACGCGAACCTTCACGTTGGCGTCTACGACTCTCTTGATGGGTACGAGAATTTTCATGGCTGCGCTCCGTCCCGTGCGTTGTGGCACTATGCAATATTGGATATTGTATTTCGTGTCAACAGCTGGTGCGCCGCCGAAATCGACAGTGTGGCCGTGCATGCCTCTATGGCGTGCATCCCCGCGGACGGGTTGGTGCCGCCGCGAGACGTCACGAGTGTGAAAAGGAGAACCAGGCCGAGCGCCCAGTGATGCAGGAGACCAAGCGGTAGCAGATGGGGAGGTTCGGTTTGCGAGATGCGGCCCCGAACCTACTACGGAATCGCCAGGCTTACGCGATTGGAGACCATGCGCGCCTTTGCCTTACGCTGATGCTGGATGAACGATCGTCCATCAACACTGCGGATAACTCGCAACTTTGTGTATGTCGGGCTGGCGACGCTCTGCTAACCGGTCATGGGCGGCGACTGTAGAAGCTCTTGGGCTACAATCGCCGGTACTGGGAGGCGACTTTCGACATCTGACGTGCGATTTCTACGGTTATTGGACTAAGTTCAGCTTCAACTTTGTCCACGTTCCAATTAGCGGTCGAGACCGCGATGTTGACTGCGGCCACTACTTTGTTGTCATAACCGAAAACGGGCGCGGCAGTAGAGATGTCTCCCAACATTGCCTCTTGGTTGGCAATGGCAAAACCTCTTTCGCGTACTTGCTCCAATCCTTCTTCAAGCTCTTTACGGTCTGAGACAGTGTAAGGTGTGATCGCGGCGAAGCTGGATCTTTCCAGGATCTCGTTCAGATCGCTCGACGGGAGATTTGCCAGAATGGCGCGGCCCGGCGCGGTTGCGTATGCAGGAAGGCGCGTTCCGATCGTCACGTAAGAACTCATCA contains:
- the purU gene encoding formyltetrahydrofolate deformylase — encoded protein: MTSYVLTISCKSTRGIVAAVTGCLAEAGCNIIDASQFDDLQTGLFFMRLHFVSELGAQQTEIVRVFEPVAETFGMSWRVHHSDSRMKVLLMVSRFGHCLNDLLYRWKIGALPIDIVGVVSNHFDYQKVVVNHDIPFHCIKVTKENKPQAEARLMEIVEQSEAELVVLARYMQVLSDALCKKMSGKIINIHHSFLPSFKGANPYKQAYERGVKLIGATAHYVTADLDEGPIIEQDIARITHAQSAEDYVSIGRDVESQVLARAVHAHIHNRCFINGNRVVVFPPSPGSYKSERMG
- a CDS encoding electron transfer flavoprotein subunit beta/FixA family protein, with the protein product MKILVPIKRVVDANVKVRVKPDGSGVDLANVKMSMNPFDEISVEEALRLKEAGMAEEVVVVSIGPAKAEETLRTALAMGADRAILVETEDQVEPLAVAKIVKGVAEAEQPGLVIVGKQAIDDDSNQTGQMLAALLGWAQGTFASKVEIGDGKVNVTREVDGGLQTVELKLPAVITTDLRLNEPRYASLPNIMKAKKKPLDKKSPADFGVSTEPRLKVLKTEEPSGRKAGVKVKSVAELVEKLKTEAGVL
- a CDS encoding electron transfer flavoprotein subunit alpha/FixB family protein → MAILLLADHDNATLSDQTGKALTAASKIGGDVHVLVAGRGAKAAADAAAKFTGVSKVLLAESDELANNLAEPLADLIVSLAGSYDTIIAAATSTGKNVLPRVAALLDVAQVSEITEVVSSDTFKRPIYAGNAVQTVKSTDAKRVITVRTASFSQASQGPSAAVEEISTAAFSSPISNFVSHSLSSTDRPQLTSAKIIISGGRALGSSEKFREVILPVADKLGAAVGASRAAVDAGYAPNDWQVGQTGKVVAPDLYIACGISGAIQHLAGMKDSKVIVGINNDADAPIFQVADYGLVADLFDVLPQIENVL
- the folD gene encoding bifunctional methylenetetrahydrofolate dehydrogenase/methenyltetrahydrofolate cyclohydrolase FolD codes for the protein MVTIIDGKQAAASVIGVVKSATAVLEENAGLKPGLAVVIVGDDPASHAYVSAKSRMAKECGFHSIQHTLPEATTQEELAQLVETLNVDEIIHGILVQLPLPKHLSSEAVIQSIRPEKDVDGLHVVNVGRVAAGDLKGGLVSCTPAGAMVFVRGTHGEDLSGLNAVVIGRSNLFGKPMSALLLAANATVTTAHSRTKDLPAVCRNADILVAAVGRPEMVKADWVKPGATVIDVGINRVPAPERGEGKNKLVGDVAFAECAEVASVITPVPGGVGPMTIAMLMANTVIAAQRSLGQDTLQL